A region of Catharus ustulatus isolate bCatUst1 chromosome 9, bCatUst1.pri.v2, whole genome shotgun sequence DNA encodes the following proteins:
- the NMNAT2 gene encoding nicotinamide/nicotinic acid mononucleotide adenylyltransferase 2 has protein sequence MTETTKTHVILLACGSFNPITKGHIQMFERARDYLHKTGRFIVIGGIVSPVHDSYGKTGLVSSRHRLTMCQLAVQSSDWIRVDPWECYQDTWQTTCSVLEHHRDLMKRVTGCILSNVNTPSITPVIGQPQNESSQNIYQNNNNISSKPTAAKILGKVGESLSRICCVRPPMERFTFVDENANLGTVMRYEEIELRILLLCGSDLLESFCIPGLWNEADMEVIVGEFGIVVVPRDGADPERIMNHSSILRKYKNNILVVKDDSNHPMSVVSSTKSRLALQHGDGHVVDYLCQPVIDYILKSQLYINASG, from the exons ATGACCGAGACCACCAAGACCCACGTTATCCTGCTGGCCTGCGGCAGCTTCAACCCCATCACCAAGGGGCACATCCAGATGTTCG AGCGAGCCCGGGATTACCTGCACAAGACCGGACGCTTCATTGTCATTGGCGGCATCGTCTCGCCCGTGCACGACTCCTATGGGAAAACG GGGCTAGTCTCTAGCCGGCACCGCTTGACCATGTGCCAGCTGGCCGTGCAGTCCTCCGACTGGATCAG GGTGGACCCCTGGGAGTGCTACCAGGACACCTGGCAGACCACCTGCAGTGTGCTGGAGCACCACCGTGACCTGATGAAG AGAGTGACTGGCTGCATCCTGTCCAATGTCAACACACCCTCCATCACCCCTGTGATCGGCCAGCCCCAGAACGAGTCCTCGCAGAACATCTAccagaacaacaacaacatctCCAGCAAGCCCACTGCGG CAAAGATCTTGGGGAAGGTAGGAGAAAGCCTGAGCCGGATTTGCTGTGTTCGCCCGCCCATGGAGCGCTTCACCTTTGTGG atgaaaatgcCAACTTGGGGACAGTGATGAGATATGAGGAGATTG AGCTTCGCATCTTGCTGCTCTGTGGCAGTGACCTGCTGGAGTCCTTCtgcatccctgggctctggAATGAGGCAGAT ATGGAGGTGATCGTTGGGGAGTTTGGGATCGTGGTGGTGCCCCGGGACGGAGCAGACCCTGAGCGGATCATGAACCACTCCTCCATACTCCGCAAGTACAAA AACAACATCCTGGTGGTGAAGGACGACTCAAACCACCCCATGTCAGTTGTCAGCTCCACCAAAAGCAG ACTGGCCCTGCAGCACGGGGATGGACATGTTGTGGATTACCTCTGCCAGCCTGTCATTGACTACATCCTCAAGAGCCAACTCTACATCAACGCCTCTGGCTAA